A region from the Desulfuromonas sp. TF genome encodes:
- a CDS encoding ASKHA domain-containing protein has product MQVSDALTKEPTRRVVHFAGLDLVIEVVGGETLLQCARRTGMRMVGACGGEGACGSCAFRIISGKVEFLDGDVDDRLSFEQGNQWMRACRIRPVTDCVVEVAPRAFAQVVRTDAEADDDDAAFPFSPLVSSFDVEMAHPALAENGGDFERLLNTLGKERIRCCDLGALQQLPPMLRENDWRLRACERDGELLGVIPVGKRLLGLAVDLGTTNVAAYLIDLETGARLASLGLENPQVAYGADLISRMNHAIRLSGGQRELQRAAVEAITTLATDLCSAVSASPDEIADITLCGNTAMHHLLLGLPVSQLGRAPFVPAACTALDIKTRDLGISVLPGAYLHVLPNIGGFVGGDHVATLLATEKHWTEGTSLIVDVGTNTEISLIHHGTIVTASTPSGPALEGGNISSGMRAAHGAIERVRFSSGDLQLEVIGGGIPVGICGSGVVDALAALSRAQIIDRRGRICLGHPAVREAGDRRECLLAPQVAFTQEDVRAVQLAKAAIRAGIDLLIREYGLVESDIDRVVIAGAFGVYLDVRSCIRIGMFPDIPRERFTQVGNAAGAGVRMTLTSRDAREKAGELAVRCRHFDLSTQPDFQKVFMKRIGL; this is encoded by the coding sequence ATGCAGGTATCGGACGCGTTGACAAAAGAGCCGACCCGACGGGTGGTCCATTTCGCCGGCCTGGACCTGGTCATCGAAGTCGTCGGGGGGGAGACCCTTCTGCAATGTGCTCGGCGGACCGGTATGCGCATGGTCGGCGCCTGCGGCGGGGAGGGCGCCTGCGGCAGTTGCGCGTTCCGGATTATTTCCGGAAAGGTTGAATTCCTGGATGGAGATGTCGATGATCGGCTTTCTTTCGAGCAGGGCAACCAGTGGATGCGTGCCTGCCGGATTCGGCCGGTCACGGACTGTGTCGTGGAGGTGGCGCCCCGAGCTTTCGCCCAGGTCGTCCGAACCGATGCCGAAGCGGACGATGACGACGCGGCATTTCCATTCTCCCCTCTCGTCTCCTCCTTTGATGTCGAGATGGCTCACCCAGCCTTGGCGGAGAACGGTGGCGACTTTGAACGCCTCCTGAACACTCTCGGCAAGGAACGGATCCGGTGCTGCGACCTCGGCGCCCTGCAGCAACTGCCGCCCATGCTGCGTGAGAACGACTGGCGGCTGCGTGCCTGTGAACGCGATGGTGAGCTGCTCGGCGTGATTCCGGTCGGGAAGCGGCTGCTTGGGCTTGCCGTTGATCTCGGCACCACCAATGTGGCGGCATACCTTATCGACCTGGAAACGGGAGCACGCCTGGCGAGCCTCGGCCTTGAAAATCCCCAGGTGGCTTATGGCGCCGACCTGATCAGCCGGATGAACCATGCAATCCGCCTGAGTGGAGGTCAGCGCGAGCTGCAAAGGGCCGCGGTCGAGGCGATCACCACTCTGGCCACGGACCTTTGCAGCGCCGTTTCGGCAAGCCCCGACGAAATCGCCGATATCACCCTCTGCGGCAATACGGCCATGCATCATCTCCTGCTGGGTCTGCCGGTGTCGCAGCTGGGACGCGCCCCCTTTGTTCCGGCGGCCTGCACGGCCCTCGACATCAAGACCCGCGACCTCGGAATCTCCGTCCTTCCGGGAGCCTATCTGCATGTCCTGCCCAACATCGGCGGCTTTGTCGGCGGAGACCATGTCGCAACGCTGCTCGCCACGGAAAAGCACTGGACGGAGGGGACGAGCCTTATTGTCGATGTCGGAACAAACACGGAAATTTCACTGATTCATCATGGCACGATCGTCACTGCCTCCACGCCCTCGGGGCCGGCGCTCGAAGGCGGAAACATTTCTTCGGGGATGCGTGCCGCCCATGGCGCGATCGAGCGGGTCCGATTTTCCTCCGGCGACCTGCAGTTGGAAGTGATCGGAGGCGGCATCCCGGTGGGAATCTGCGGCTCGGGTGTGGTCGATGCGCTGGCGGCACTGAGCAGGGCGCAAATCATCGACCGGCGCGGGCGCATCTGCCTGGGCCATCCCGCCGTCAGGGAGGCCGGCGACAGACGCGAATGCCTGCTGGCCCCGCAGGTGGCCTTCACCCAGGAGGACGTGCGTGCAGTCCAGCTGGCCAAGGCGGCGATTCGCGCTGGGATCGATCTGCTCATCCGGGAATACGGACTGGTCGAGTCGGATATAGATCGGGTGGTGATCGCCGGAGCGTTCGGTGTTTACCTCGACGTGCGGAGTTGTATCCGGATCGGGATGTTCCCCGACATCCCCCGGGAGCGGTTTACGCAGGTCGGCAACGCCGCCGGCGCCGGGGTGCGGATGACGCTGACTTCACGGGACGCCCGTGAAAAGGCCGGGGAGCTGGCGGTGCGCTGCCGTCATTTCGATCTGAGCACCCAGCCGGACTTCCAGAAGGTTTTCATGAAACGGATTGGTCTATAA
- a CDS encoding dihydropteroate synthase, giving the protein MQKFKLNVLGERINPGFKSTRALFENEDFAGIQALAVRQVEAGAFALNVNAGTRAMKDPQFMAEVIRAIQAAVSVPLSFDFPNAEVQEVCLKAYDQEKAGGELPIINSIAETRWELMDLLKIRPFRVILMGTERLEDGVGTPNKTGEEIAATARRSSLRLVRDHGLRLSDVFVDISVSALIADTTGMTRATLEGIRLIGSDPDLAGINISGGLSNIGQQLPSKAADGSALKEQLECAFLTVAVPAGMNTVLGTPWKEYGPLPEDNYVMQTFRDFIELTGGKALRQVRRFYRS; this is encoded by the coding sequence ATGCAGAAATTTAAGCTCAACGTCCTGGGCGAAAGAATCAACCCGGGTTTCAAGAGTACCCGTGCCCTCTTTGAAAATGAGGACTTTGCCGGCATCCAGGCTCTCGCTGTCAGGCAGGTGGAAGCCGGCGCCTTTGCCCTGAACGTCAACGCGGGCACCCGGGCCATGAAAGATCCGCAGTTCATGGCGGAAGTGATCCGGGCGATCCAGGCGGCGGTTTCCGTGCCGCTCTCCTTTGATTTTCCAAACGCCGAGGTCCAGGAAGTCTGCCTCAAGGCTTACGACCAGGAAAAGGCGGGCGGGGAGCTGCCGATCATCAACTCCATTGCCGAAACCCGCTGGGAGCTGATGGACCTTTTGAAAATCCGCCCGTTCCGGGTCATTCTCATGGGGACCGAGCGCCTCGAGGACGGCGTCGGCACGCCGAATAAAACCGGCGAGGAAATAGCCGCCACGGCCAGGCGGTCAAGCCTTCGCCTGGTGCGCGACCACGGCCTGCGCCTCAGCGACGTGTTTGTCGATATTTCCGTCAGCGCCCTGATCGCCGATACGACGGGGATGACCCGTGCCACCCTCGAAGGGATCCGTCTGATCGGCAGCGACCCTGATCTGGCCGGCATCAATATCTCCGGCGGACTCAGCAATATCGGCCAGCAGCTGCCGAGCAAGGCCGCCGATGGTTCAGCTCTCAAGGAGCAGCTCGAATGCGCTTTTCTGACCGTTGCCGTTCCGGCCGGCATGAATACGGTGCTGGGCACGCCCTGGAAAGAATACGGACCGTTGCCGGAAGACAACTACGTGATGCAGACCTTCCGCGACTTTATCGAACTCACCGGGGGCAAGGCGCTCCGCCAGGTGCGGAGGTTTTACCGGTCATGA
- a CDS encoding amidohydrolase family protein: protein MSRHYAIVAVSYFDGEKYFPDGPYTMVVENGNITDVAAGDFTDALEKRKIPVRRAPFLMPGLVEAHCHLFLDGGQLEFQARSEYLNATNDEMQEVARANVAANLAAGVTLVVDAGDRYGINHAIRSESRTVTVRSAGLGLRRPGRYGSFMAREVAGHTEIEAAVREIGKTADELKVILTGIIDFEAGGVKGKPQFNEEELRLIVSLARRQGLRTFVHCSGIDGLETAVAAGVDSIEHGFFMTREVLQGMAEQGIAWVPTFSPVHFQWQHPEIAGWNGQTVANLRRILDSHLEHVGLAAELGVPLIAGSDAGSHGVRHGAALIDELDFFARAGLPMEDILRAATSLPRQRWGVAPARLAAGQQAECVALAGSPFDDPVHLHHLVEVFREEIVSKEHCAGNPEKKLLRSAAG from the coding sequence ATGAGCCGCCATTATGCCATTGTCGCCGTCAGCTACTTCGACGGCGAAAAATATTTTCCGGACGGTCCCTATACAATGGTCGTTGAAAACGGCAACATCACCGATGTTGCGGCAGGCGATTTCACGGACGCACTGGAGAAACGGAAGATCCCGGTTCGGCGCGCCCCCTTCCTGATGCCGGGGTTGGTGGAAGCCCATTGTCATCTTTTCCTCGATGGCGGGCAGCTCGAGTTCCAGGCACGCAGCGAATACCTGAACGCAACGAACGATGAAATGCAGGAAGTGGCCCGGGCCAATGTCGCGGCAAACCTGGCGGCCGGAGTGACCCTGGTCGTGGATGCCGGTGACCGCTACGGAATCAACCACGCCATTCGCAGCGAGTCCCGAACCGTGACGGTGCGTTCGGCCGGGCTGGGACTGCGGCGGCCCGGCCGCTACGGCAGTTTCATGGCACGGGAAGTGGCCGGCCATACCGAAATCGAAGCGGCCGTGCGCGAGATCGGCAAGACGGCGGACGAACTCAAGGTGATCCTGACCGGCATCATCGATTTCGAAGCAGGGGGTGTGAAGGGAAAACCCCAATTCAACGAGGAGGAATTGCGTCTTATCGTGAGCCTGGCGCGCCGACAGGGGCTGCGCACCTTTGTCCATTGCAGCGGAATCGATGGCCTCGAAACCGCAGTGGCCGCAGGCGTGGACTCCATCGAACACGGCTTTTTCATGACCCGTGAGGTGCTGCAGGGGATGGCTGAGCAGGGGATCGCCTGGGTGCCCACCTTTTCGCCGGTCCACTTCCAGTGGCAGCATCCTGAAATTGCGGGATGGAACGGACAGACGGTCGCTAACCTGCGTCGGATTCTCGATTCCCATCTTGAGCATGTCGGGCTGGCCGCGGAGCTGGGAGTTCCGCTGATTGCCGGCTCGGATGCCGGCAGCCATGGGGTGCGGCACGGAGCGGCTCTGATCGACGAGCTCGATTTTTTTGCCCGGGCGGGCCTTCCCATGGAAGACATCCTGCGCGCGGCAACATCGCTGCCGCGCCAGCGTTGGGGAGTCGCCCCGGCTAGGTTGGCGGCCGGGCAACAGGCAGAGTGCGTGGCTCTTGCAGGCAGCCCGTTTGATGATCCTGTTCACCTCCACCATCTTGTGGAGGTTTTCAGGGAAGAAATCGTCTCAAAGGAACATTGTGCAGGGAATCCCGAAAAGAAGCTCCTGCGCAGTGCTGCCGGCTGA
- a CDS encoding ABC transporter substrate-binding protein, whose product MKGRTPVMTRIRSRMKSRLLVIVCGVLMLWAGQAAAASDTVKIGLVLQLTGPFADSGRQMTNAIKAYMAQHGDTVAGKKIELIFKDVTGPVPAVAKRLCQELVVQDKVDFIAGFGLTPDALACAPVATEAKTPLIDMLAATSIITTKSPYIVRTSLTLPQVSAPMAQWAYDNGYRKAYTLVADYGPGHDAEKAFQKAFKAKGGEIVGEVRVPLKNLEFAPYMQRIKDSTPQGLFVFLPTGQMGMAFMRSFEERGLKEAGVTLLATGDLLDDGAMDSMGDATLGVISTYHYSAAHESPENAAYLEAYRKIDPNTRPNGHAIGAYDGMSAIYTVIRELNGKIDGDKAMEILKGLKIASPRGPIYIDPETRDIVQNVYVREAKKVGDKVYNIEFATIENVKDPGKEL is encoded by the coding sequence ATGAAAGGAAGAACGCCCGTAATGACACGAATTCGCAGCAGGATGAAAAGCCGTTTACTGGTCATTGTCTGTGGGGTGCTTATGCTTTGGGCCGGCCAGGCTGCTGCAGCCTCAGACACGGTCAAGATCGGCCTGGTCCTCCAGCTGACCGGGCCCTTTGCGGATTCCGGGCGCCAGATGACCAACGCCATCAAGGCCTACATGGCTCAGCATGGCGATACCGTCGCCGGAAAGAAAATAGAGCTGATCTTCAAGGATGTCACCGGCCCGGTACCGGCGGTAGCGAAGCGGCTCTGCCAGGAGCTCGTGGTGCAGGACAAGGTGGATTTCATCGCCGGCTTCGGCCTCACCCCCGATGCGCTCGCCTGTGCGCCGGTCGCCACCGAAGCGAAGACTCCCCTGATCGACATGCTGGCCGCGACCTCGATCATCACCACCAAGTCCCCCTACATCGTGCGAACCTCCCTCACCCTTCCCCAGGTCTCGGCGCCGATGGCGCAGTGGGCGTACGACAACGGCTACCGGAAGGCCTACACCCTGGTGGCCGATTACGGCCCGGGGCACGACGCCGAGAAGGCGTTCCAGAAGGCCTTCAAGGCCAAGGGAGGCGAGATCGTCGGCGAAGTGCGCGTCCCGCTGAAGAACCTGGAGTTCGCACCCTACATGCAGCGCATCAAGGACAGCACTCCCCAAGGCCTCTTCGTGTTCCTCCCGACCGGGCAGATGGGGATGGCCTTCATGAGGTCCTTCGAGGAGCGCGGTCTGAAGGAGGCGGGAGTGACCCTGCTCGCCACCGGTGACCTTCTCGACGACGGTGCCATGGATTCGATGGGGGATGCCACTTTGGGGGTGATTTCGACCTATCATTACTCGGCCGCCCATGAATCCCCCGAAAATGCCGCCTATCTGGAGGCCTATCGGAAAATCGATCCGAACACGCGTCCTAACGGTCATGCCATCGGCGCCTACGACGGCATGTCGGCCATCTATACCGTAATCAGGGAGCTGAACGGGAAGATCGACGGGGACAAGGCCATGGAGATCCTCAAGGGGCTGAAAATAGCGAGTCCCCGCGGCCCGATCTACATCGACCCCGAGACGCGCGACATCGTCCAGAACGTCTACGTGCGTGAAGCCAAGAAGGTGGGGGACAAGGTGTACAACATCGAATTCGCTACCATCGAGAACGTCAAGGATCCGGGGAAGGAGCTCTGA
- a CDS encoding GntR family transcriptional regulator produces MPDQSLEYKVYQQIKDMMLNFDIVPGQRIVITELAEKLGVSRTPVKMALIMLSKEGFVDYAPRQSCYTIHQYSKEELDSLHDFRVLLELGALPKSIENLTPAKMKELEKKAQDFKRAGDIDKRELRFMLDLSFHSCFVDLAGSPYLSEAYREVYQRFFMRRRISNFFGDRYTHAFAEHEEILEAFRQRDAERAKRAICTHAAATKEFVDSIYF; encoded by the coding sequence ATGCCCGATCAGAGTCTTGAGTACAAAGTTTATCAGCAGATCAAGGACATGATGCTGAATTTTGACATCGTTCCTGGCCAACGGATAGTTATCACCGAGCTGGCCGAGAAACTCGGGGTGAGCCGGACTCCGGTCAAGATGGCCCTCATCATGCTGTCGAAAGAGGGGTTCGTGGACTATGCGCCCCGCCAGAGCTGCTATACGATACACCAGTATTCAAAGGAAGAGCTGGACAGCCTTCACGACTTCAGGGTGCTTCTCGAACTGGGCGCGCTGCCGAAATCGATCGAGAATCTGACTCCGGCGAAAATGAAGGAACTGGAAAAAAAAGCGCAGGATTTCAAGCGGGCGGGGGACATTGACAAGCGGGAGCTGCGATTCATGCTTGACCTGAGCTTCCACTCTTGTTTTGTCGACCTGGCGGGGAGTCCTTATCTATCCGAAGCTTACAGGGAAGTGTATCAGCGCTTTTTCATGCGCCGCAGAATCAGCAATTTCTTCGGCGACCGGTATACCCATGCCTTTGCGGAACATGAAGAGATTCTCGAGGCCTTCCGGCAGCGCGACGCGGAGCGGGCGAAGCGGGCCATCTGCACCCATGCCGCGGCGACCAAGGAGTTCGTCGACTCCATCTACTTCTGA
- a CDS encoding YifB family Mg chelatase-like AAA ATPase, which translates to MLAKVLSGALIGINAYPVEVEVDIAQGLPQFSTVGLPEGAVKESKDRVKSAIKNSGYEFPARRITINLAPADIRKDGAAFDLPMAVGLLTATGALKPAREGRFVFMGELSLDGRIKPVKGALPVAVAAKDWGVTALILPEENAPEGAIVDSLPVYGVRDLGEVVAFLTGEKELAPCRVDALDLFARAAVHVEDFAEVRGQENVKRALEVAAAGGHNLLMVGPPGSGKTMLARRLPTILPPLSFPESLETTKIHSIVGLLPRQDALVAVRPFRSPHHTVSDAGLIGGGTVPRPGEVSLAHNGVLFLDELPEFKKNILEMLRQPLEDGHVTISRAVQSLTYPASFMLVAAMNPCPCGFLGDTKHDCTCTPPMIQRYRSRLSGPLLDRIDLQVEVPRIRHRELADPRDGEPSTEIRGRVGRARQIQRERLAKFSLHANAQMQARHIRRFCPVDEEGQKLLEMVTDRLGLSARTYTRILKVARTIADLVGEEQIKQAHLAEAIQYRSLDRKTR; encoded by the coding sequence ATGCTGGCCAAGGTACTTTCCGGAGCGTTGATCGGGATCAACGCCTATCCGGTGGAAGTGGAAGTCGATATCGCCCAGGGGCTGCCGCAGTTTTCCACCGTCGGCTTGCCCGAGGGGGCGGTCAAGGAGAGCAAGGACCGGGTCAAGTCGGCGATCAAGAACTCGGGTTACGAATTTCCCGCCCGGCGCATCACCATCAACCTGGCGCCGGCCGACATCCGCAAGGATGGCGCCGCCTTCGACCTTCCCATGGCAGTCGGCCTGCTCACGGCCACCGGCGCCCTCAAGCCCGCCCGCGAAGGCCGCTTCGTCTTCATGGGGGAGCTCTCCCTTGACGGCCGCATCAAACCGGTCAAGGGCGCCCTGCCGGTTGCCGTGGCAGCCAAGGACTGGGGCGTCACCGCCCTCATCCTGCCCGAAGAGAATGCCCCCGAAGGGGCGATCGTCGACTCCCTGCCGGTCTACGGAGTTCGCGATCTCGGCGAAGTGGTCGCCTTTCTAACCGGCGAAAAAGAGCTGGCCCCCTGCCGGGTCGACGCCCTCGACCTGTTCGCCCGAGCTGCCGTCCACGTCGAGGATTTCGCCGAAGTGCGCGGCCAGGAAAACGTCAAGCGCGCCCTCGAAGTCGCCGCGGCCGGAGGGCATAATCTCCTGATGGTCGGCCCTCCCGGGAGCGGCAAGACGATGTTGGCCAGGCGGCTCCCCACCATCCTCCCTCCCCTGTCCTTTCCCGAATCCCTTGAGACGACCAAGATCCACTCCATCGTCGGCCTGCTGCCGCGCCAAGACGCCCTCGTCGCCGTTCGCCCCTTCCGCAGCCCCCATCACACCGTCTCCGACGCCGGGCTCATCGGCGGCGGCACCGTTCCCAGGCCCGGCGAGGTCTCCCTGGCCCACAACGGGGTCCTGTTCCTCGACGAGCTCCCCGAGTTCAAGAAAAACATTCTCGAAATGCTGCGGCAGCCCCTGGAGGATGGACATGTGACCATCAGCCGCGCCGTGCAGAGCCTCACCTACCCCGCCTCCTTCATGCTGGTGGCGGCCATGAACCCCTGCCCCTGCGGCTTTCTCGGAGACACGAAGCACGACTGCACCTGCACCCCGCCGATGATCCAGCGCTACCGCTCCCGCCTCTCCGGGCCGCTCCTCGACCGCATCGACCTGCAAGTCGAGGTCCCCCGCATCCGTCACCGAGAGCTCGCCGACCCCCGCGACGGCGAGCCGAGCACCGAAATCCGGGGGCGGGTAGGCCGGGCCCGCCAGATCCAGCGCGAGCGCCTCGCGAAGTTCAGTCTCCACGCCAACGCCCAGATGCAGGCCCGCCACATCCGCCGCTTCTGTCCGGTGGACGAAGAGGGACAGAAGCTCCTCGAGATGGTCACCGACCGCCTCGGGCTCTCCGCCCGAACGTACACCCGCATCCTCAAGGTGGCGAGGACTATCGCCGACCTGGTCGGGGAGGAGCAGATCAAACAGGCGCACCTGGCCGAGGCGATTCAGTATCGGAGCCTGGATCGGAAGACACGCTGA
- the trxB gene encoding thioredoxin-disulfide reductase: MSQSLYDVVIIGGGPAGLTAGLYTSRAQLRTLLVERMIMGGQVMTTTKVENYPGFPGGIDGPDLMVRFQEHCQEFGLEIEYGEVESLSDRGREKVLTVDGKEVRARTVIITTGAEPRKLGVPGETELTGRGVSYCATCDGAFFREVPVAIAGGGDTAAEEALFLTRFASKVYVIHRRNELRATKILQERLFAHDKIEILWNTTVVRAEGNASGLQAVELKDTVSGEKRCLDLQGLFVAIGVTPKAHFIAEVLDLDEDGYILTDAECRTSMPGVFAAGDVRKKILKQIATAVGDGAVAAIMAEKYLEGL, encoded by the coding sequence ATGTCCCAGTCCCTTTATGACGTCGTCATCATCGGCGGCGGTCCGGCAGGCCTCACCGCCGGTCTCTATACCTCCCGCGCCCAGCTCAGGACTCTTCTGGTGGAGCGTATGATCATGGGCGGTCAGGTGATGACCACCACCAAGGTAGAAAACTACCCGGGTTTTCCCGGGGGCATTGACGGCCCCGACTTGATGGTGCGCTTTCAGGAACATTGTCAGGAATTCGGGCTGGAAATTGAATATGGTGAGGTGGAAAGCCTTTCAGACCGAGGCCGGGAGAAAGTCCTGACCGTCGACGGCAAGGAAGTCCGCGCCCGCACCGTGATCATCACCACCGGAGCCGAACCGCGCAAGCTCGGCGTTCCGGGCGAAACCGAACTCACCGGCCGCGGCGTCTCCTACTGCGCCACCTGCGACGGCGCCTTCTTCCGCGAAGTGCCCGTGGCCATCGCCGGTGGAGGCGACACGGCCGCCGAGGAGGCCTTGTTCCTCACCCGCTTCGCCAGCAAGGTCTATGTCATTCACCGCCGGAACGAGCTCCGGGCGACAAAGATCCTCCAGGAGCGCCTGTTTGCCCATGACAAGATAGAGATTCTCTGGAACACTACCGTCGTGAGGGCCGAAGGGAACGCCTCGGGTCTTCAGGCGGTGGAACTGAAGGATACGGTCAGCGGCGAAAAACGCTGCCTTGATCTGCAGGGCCTCTTCGTTGCCATCGGCGTCACCCCCAAGGCCCATTTTATCGCAGAGGTTCTCGATCTCGATGAGGATGGCTATATCCTGACGGATGCCGAATGCCGCACCTCCATGCCGGGCGTTTTCGCCGCCGGCGACGTACGCAAGAAGATCCTCAAACAGATCGCTACCGCCGTCGGAGACGGCGCCGTGGCCGCCATTATGGCGGAGAAATACCTGGAGGGGCTGTAA
- a CDS encoding cation diffusion facilitator family transporter gives MTESEHLDRSISRGFGIAIALTAITLVAETIGGFWTNSLALLSDAAHVFMDLFALILSLMAIKLATRPATDRRTYGWHRAEIFASLINGLTLIFIAFGILHEAWGRFQHPEAVKSKEMFIIATVGLVMNLVAAGRLHGHAHDDLNVRSAFLHVLGDAAASVGVIIGGVIMLFTGWYVLDALISVGIVLIIAWGSVRLIREAAHILLEGVPAGVDISEVAEKMRAVEGVNDVHHLHAWSICSHISALSAHIDILPEYRLRQGEIIGEIETMLDDDYHITHSTLQGECSRCVTGPVIQQLKHRPRRSSLCSHGHGGHDHGHSP, from the coding sequence ATGACCGAATCAGAACATCTTGACCGGAGCATCAGCCGCGGTTTCGGCATAGCCATCGCGCTGACTGCCATCACCCTGGTGGCGGAGACGATCGGCGGCTTCTGGACCAACTCCCTGGCCCTGCTCTCCGATGCGGCCCATGTCTTCATGGACCTCTTCGCCCTGATCCTGTCCCTGATGGCCATTAAACTGGCCACCCGGCCGGCCACCGACCGGCGCACCTACGGATGGCATCGGGCGGAGATCTTCGCCTCGCTCATCAACGGCCTGACCCTGATTTTCATCGCCTTCGGCATCCTCCATGAAGCATGGGGCCGCTTCCAGCATCCCGAGGCGGTCAAAAGCAAGGAGATGTTCATCATCGCCACAGTCGGGCTGGTGATGAACCTGGTCGCCGCCGGGCGTCTGCACGGCCATGCCCACGACGACCTCAACGTCCGCAGCGCCTTCCTCCACGTCCTCGGCGATGCCGCGGCCTCGGTGGGCGTGATCATCGGCGGCGTGATCATGCTCTTTACGGGATGGTATGTGCTCGATGCCCTGATTTCCGTAGGGATCGTTCTCATCATCGCCTGGGGATCCGTCCGCCTCATCCGGGAGGCGGCCCACATCCTTCTGGAGGGAGTCCCGGCGGGAGTGGATATCAGCGAAGTCGCTGAGAAGATGCGGGCGGTGGAAGGGGTGAACGATGTGCACCACCTCCATGCCTGGTCGATCTGCTCCCACATCTCCGCCCTGTCGGCCCATATCGACATCCTTCCCGAGTACCGGCTGCGTCAGGGGGAGATTATCGGCGAGATCGAAACCATGCTGGACGATGATTATCACATCACCCACTCCACCCTGCAGGGGGAGTGTTCTCGATGCGTCACCGGGCCGGTGATCCAGCAGTTGAAGCATCGTCCTCGCCGCTCCAGCCTCTGCTCCCACGGCCACGGCGGACATGATCACGGCCACAGCCCCTGA
- a CDS encoding carbon-nitrogen family hydrolase produces the protein MFRKVCAATIQFNITMGDVDANLNHVLAALKRVRQRDARLAVLPEMWSTGYAYKHLAKLAEETPRVLTALQKASAELGMVVVGSLAEKENGVIYNTAYVVDKGEVLAGYRKMHLFSMMGEDRFLGAGDESLVISTSVGRLGVAICYDLRFPELFRKMALEGAEIVCLPAEWPKPRQDHWRTLLLARAIENQLFVAAANCCGIQGKLDFFGTSLLLSSRGVILAEGGETETELFAIFDFEEMATYRFQIPCFKDRRPEVYGKLP, from the coding sequence ATGTTCCGAAAAGTTTGCGCCGCAACCATCCAGTTCAACATCACCATGGGGGATGTCGATGCCAATCTGAACCATGTCCTCGCCGCGTTGAAACGGGTTCGTCAGCGCGATGCCCGACTGGCCGTCCTGCCCGAGATGTGGAGCACGGGCTATGCATACAAACACCTTGCCAAACTTGCTGAAGAGACCCCGCGGGTTTTGACGGCCCTGCAGAAAGCCAGCGCCGAACTCGGCATGGTCGTCGTCGGGAGCCTGGCGGAGAAGGAAAACGGCGTCATCTACAACACCGCCTACGTCGTGGACAAAGGAGAAGTGCTCGCCGGCTATCGCAAGATGCACCTCTTCTCCATGATGGGGGAAGACCGCTTCCTCGGTGCCGGGGACGAGTCGCTGGTGATTTCCACTTCAGTCGGTCGCCTCGGTGTGGCTATTTGCTACGATTTGAGGTTTCCCGAGCTGTTCCGCAAGATGGCCCTGGAAGGAGCCGAGATCGTCTGTCTTCCCGCCGAATGGCCGAAACCCCGGCAGGATCACTGGCGCACCCTGCTGCTCGCCCGAGCCATTGAAAACCAGCTGTTCGTGGCGGCGGCAAACTGCTGCGGCATCCAGGGGAAGCTCGACTTCTTCGGAACGAGTCTGCTCCTCTCGTCGCGCGGGGTAATTCTGGCCGAGGGAGGCGAAACCGAGACCGAACTCTTCGCCATTTTCGATTTCGAGGAGATGGCCACCTACCGTTTTCAGATCCCCTGCTTCAAGGACCGGCGGCCGGAAGTATACGGAAAACTGCCCTAA
- a CDS encoding Na+/H+ antiporter subunit E, with translation MAKIAAFFVMLAFWVIMSGMFDPFHLTLGVISCLLVAWFSHSLLFYGDSRGWGGGILGVILYLPWLFWQIVLADLQVTYLVLHPRMLDLIDPQLVRFRTTLKRPISKVTLAQSITLTPGTITVSIHEDEFTVYALTRSTAEGLPGEMERRVAAALEGGA, from the coding sequence ATGGCCAAAATAGCCGCTTTTTTTGTCATGCTTGCCTTCTGGGTGATCATGTCGGGGATGTTCGATCCCTTCCATCTGACCCTTGGCGTTATCTCCTGCCTGCTGGTCGCCTGGTTCAGCCATTCCCTGCTTTTCTACGGAGACAGCCGGGGCTGGGGAGGCGGTATTCTCGGCGTGATCCTCTATCTGCCCTGGCTCTTCTGGCAGATCGTGCTGGCCGATCTGCAGGTGACCTACCTTGTTTTGCACCCCCGCATGCTCGACCTCATCGATCCCCAGCTGGTCCGGTTCCGAACCACCCTCAAAAGGCCGATTTCCAAGGTGACCCTGGCCCAGTCGATCACCCTGACCCCCGGAACGATTACCGTCAGCATTCACGAGGACGAATTCACCGTCTATGCCCTGACCCGGAGCACCGCCGAAGGCTTACCCGGCGAGATGGAGCGGCGCGTGGCGGCGGCCCTGGAAGGGGGTGCATGA